The following DNA comes from Salvia splendens isolate huo1 chromosome 17, SspV2, whole genome shotgun sequence.
TAGACGAACAATGGGAGACGATACCGCGGCGGCACGCCGAGTAATGGTGGTGGCTGACGGCAGCCGCGAGGCCGCCGGAGCGCTACAATACGCCCTCTCGCACGCGGTCGTGGACAACGACACCTTGATCCTCCTCCACGTCGAGCACGCGGCCCCACCCCCCAAGACCGGCTTCGGCGGCTTGTTAAAGAATCCAATATCCCCGGCTGCCCCCCGTCTCGGGGTGCCCACCTCTTCCGGTGAGGGAAGTGTCGGTGGTCGTAGTGGacgtggaggaggaggagaggtgGATTTTCTCGATGGGATGAAGCGCGCGTGCGCGGCTGCTAAGCCGATGGTGAAGGTGGCGGTGGAGAAGGCGGAGGTGGCGGAAGGAAAGGAGAAGGGCGCGGTCATTGTTGCCCACAGCGCCGCTAGCAATGTTGAGCTTCTTATTATAGGCCAAAAGAGGAGTTCTTTTTCCAAATCGATTTTAGGGTGAGTTTCTGATTTGAATCAAAAGTTTGAAAGTTGATTGATTAATGAACGGTGGTGTAATCCGTTGCTAACTTTATTAAGTTGTTAATTCTGTTAACTCATTAATGTAGGggatgttcggtttgcaagattgtattaGGGATTACATTTGTTGTGTGTTTgattcatgagattcaacccccCTATAACTAAagtaatctcacaactcaatcatagattgtatcttggtattattttatcttgcaaaccgaacaccaccgTGGTGTAttacaaatgtcaacataaacttagtttaaattttaatacactgttttgacattgatattttaaaatgtcaataaaatatattaaaatgtcaacacaaatttatttgatattttaatgtgattgtgttgacatttttaatatactgcGCGGATAAGTTAGCAAGTTAGTAATTTAAGAAATGTATAATGCAGCCCTTAATGAATGTTGGTATTGTTATGTAGGGCTAGAAGAGGCTTGTCGCTGAAAGGATTGGCCGACACGGCGGAGTACGCGGTTGAGAATAGTAAATGCACATGTGTTGCAGTGCAGAGAAAAGCTAACGGAGGAGGATATCTTCTTAATAGTAAAACACATAAAAATTTCTGGCTCTTGGCATAAAATAACAACTCTTGATTATATATGATTTTTTAGATTTACTATGAGGCATTAATTGTTGTGGAGTATtatatatactcctactacATATGTATTTCtgaattttattgatttttaacATTTAGTTGAATGCATCCTTAAACATGAAGATAAGAAGCATATGAGATTGAATGCAACAGTGAGATAAAAAGATTAGGCACATGAGCCAATAATGATGCAGTTGAGCTTCATGAGAATGTTAGTAGTGATTACTGCGATAAGCAAAATAACTTGCATCAGATCAGATTAATACTAGGTTTACTTGATTCTTATTAACAAATGAAAATCTAacatatatggagtataatccCTTTTGAATTACAGATATGTAATCCTTTTTGAATTAAAATGAGCACTAATCATGAAATATTCTAAACATATTTAACCCACTAATGCCTCCTTGGAAGATTGTAtgataaaaatagtaaaagaaaaGCACATGATTTCTAGTCATGCCCGATAACCACTCCGGCACGACCACTTTTGATATTTACCATCTACTTACGTGTACTTCGATTATGAAGGgtagttttgttttgtttcctGTATTTTTATCAGTATTAGTATTTGTTAAAAAGATGGAGATTATTAGGAATACCGAATATGTGCAAGTTTGTTTTAACAGTAGATGTTACTCTTGATCATACAGGTAATTATTTTTCAGTCTGAGTAAAAggtatataaaataaagatcggTAGTCAGTTTTTTCAAATGGTAAGAGTATAGTGAAGTGAAGCCAAACACTTGACTCGAGTTTCAAATTGATCGTGTCTATTAGCAAAGAAACAAATCAATGAACATATACTGATACCCCAGCAAAATTCTTTATACATGAAAATTAATCACAAGATGTATGTATGAGGTGTAGATTACACAAGAGAACGAGCATGTCTAATATTTGATCAGTCAGTCAGTCACTAGAAACCTTCGAGATAGAAGATTTATCCTCAGTTGTTTCGGAAATTAGTGAGTTTGTAGTAGCAGTTGTTCCCAGAAAGCAGAATCTGGTAACCATCACCACAAGGGCACTTGAAATGGAGGACTAGGGATTCTCCACTTTTCTCCACAAACACAGCTTCTTGTGAAGGAATTTCAGCCTCGCCTTCGCACTCTTCCTGCAACGTTACACCACCAATTCCTTTAATAACAGCTAATCAACATCAATCACAATGCGCCATATAAATTGTTCAAATCTAACCCTTATTATAGTTGCAACTGAGTGTATGATATAACAAAACTACAACAACACTAGATATGATGATAAACAGTGTCGGTAGAAGCATGCTCTGAGTTAAAGCGTACATTAACAGTGTTCAACTGTATAAAAACCCAGTATTCAATAAAAGCAATTAGAATACCATGATATATGATGTATGAAAAAAATGGCAACATCAGTCCTATGAAACATGTAAACAAACTTCAGAAGCATCGATAAAACCAAGGTCCATTTCACAAGGACCAAAGACTGAATTTACTGAACTCAAAGCAGTATCAAAGACAAAACATAgctgaagaaataaaaaaacacttaaagaagttttccaaataaattagaaaaaattcGTCTGGTTTTGACCCAAGCGAAAAATAATAAGCTAAAAGGTAAGAAAACATTTCGAGTTTCATCATAACACAACCAAAGCAGTTTAACAGAAATCTGAATCACTTACTAAAGTAACTTATTATTACAGATCCTGAAATATCAATAAGTCCTTTCCAAACTAGAGATGGTAAACAAGCTAAGGCCGTAACAGTTTAACTGATCATAAAAAGGCAAACCCCTAAATTCAAAAGAAGCAGAAAACACAAGAAACATTCATTTGATCAAACACAATGCAAACAGAAATACTAACATAATCATTATTGAGGGTTGTTGTATAAACATCACAGAGCAAAATGGAATAACAATAAGGCAGATACttgaatttatgaaatttatgaGCAAAATATTGAAGGAATTTGTGGATAttgaattaataattaaaactaGGAGGAATTTGTGAAAAGAATCAAGACCTTGGGATCGTTATCATTCTCAGATTCAAGATTTTCCTCATCGCCGTCTTCACTGGCAACTTGATTCCACCACTCGCTCATCACTTTCAGCCGCTCCTTCATCCTCTTCAACCTCTGTCCTAATTGAAAAAAACCTAATTAATCGCTTTTCCCCCAAATCAGTTGaccaagagaaaaaaaaacgacacgtatttaaaaattttaaaaaaaacaagccTTGGCACTGGGATTCTCTCCGCGGGTGGGAGACCTAGAAGGTTTCCTCCCGGCGAATGGGCGCGGCGGAGTGGCGGCGAAGACAGGAATCGGAGCGGACATTGTGCGGTGCAGAGAGGGCACAATTTCTTGACCAGCATTGACTGGAGCTGGAGAATTGGGAATTTCCGACGATCTTGTTGGCGCCGCCGCGGAATTGGTGGTTCCAGGAGAATAAATGGGCTCCGAAATAGTGCGGCGGAGCGGCGCGGGGGTGAAATACTGAGAAAGGGAGAGTTTCTTGTAGCCGAAGTGGTCGTGATCGGAGGAGGGGTTGAGAGTGGGCCTTTTAGGGAGGGATTCTTGAAGAATCGATCGGGATAGAGGGGACTGTCTCTTTCCGGTTGAGAGGTGATCGCTGATGTTGCCTTGAATTTCTTCATCACCCATCTTTGCTGCAACTGAATTTTTCATAAATTGGGAGTGGAGGGAAAGGGAAACACTCGCGCTGTATATATTGCTAGTGTTAGCGACTTCAAGGGCCTTTCGGTCATTTCGTCTAGGCAGACTAGTTCCTCATTCCATTTTTATGAACATACTCCTTTTGTTCCGTTACACAATAaaagtcatattttgtcattttggtccgtcccacaataagagtcttatttcacttttattataaatactccttccgttccaatAAAGATGCAACATTTGATTtccggcacgggattttatacagtgttgttttgtgtgttaataaagagagagtaaagtaagagaaaagaaaaattagAGATAGTGTTGTTTCCATTTCAGGAAACGTTTCACTTTTGTTGGACAactcaaaaaggaaaacgtttcatttgtAATGGAACAGAGAGAGTAGTAAGTATGGTCTCATTCCACGAActtatttcattcacattttgttattaaactaatactccctccgtcccgctttaggagtctcggttgagttggacacatgttttaagaatgtgtttgagtgtgtaataaataatgttgtagtggatgttgggacccacttttaattgagagtgtaataaataaatattgtagtgGATGTTTGGACCCACTTTTGACACTTTTTTACTTACTTTGTaggcattttttattagtttatcccaaccgggactcctaaagcgggacgccCAAAATTGATCAACCACGACTcctaagagcatgcgcagcggtggcgtccgtcgccaccgccgtccgcgccgctggcacggacgctaTTCGCCGCCGCTGCGTTTGCGCCGCtagcacggcgctgctcgatgtatcgagcacgtccgtgccagcggacgcacacgtggcgcgctcccattcgtcaacggcatagccgttgtgtttaaacattatttatatttttttaaaaaaatcggtatttaattataaataatgctaaaaaataaaaaaaaaattccaaatcccaaaaatatggccatttttttcccgttttttctgaatttttttgattttttttgattttttttttcttccaaaaatcatctataaatacacacattcatcactcatttatcacatcaattcatctctcattcatctctcatttataattcttatacaaactatcaacacattcaacattcactcaaaacatctaatggatttcactcatctcatggcggaagcggagcgcgaagaacaagaatactacgaacaacatcgtgccgcttacgaagcatatgtcgcggtgaatacccccgctcatcctcctcaacgcactagatcaaatcgccgctacatccatcgtgaccgggagggagcccacgaaaggctcgttgccgactactttgccgaccatccgcggtttccggcagattacttcaggtgccgttttcgcatgtcaaagcacttgttcatgcgaattgtcaacacattgtccgcacgtgttgaatactttcaaacaggtgtagatgcagtcggccggcaaagtatcacggcgttgcagaagtgtacgtgtgccatccgacaactcgctactgggcaaacggccgacatcttcgacgagtatttgcatatcggtgagtccactggaatcctttgtttaaagaatttttgtgagggcgttcgttctgcttttggggatgaattccttcgggcacccaccaccgatgattgccaacggttgcttcgtcttcacgaatcagtccatggctttcccggaatgcttggcagcattgactgcatgcattggaggtggaagaattgcccgactgcttggagggggtaacacttaagcggtcacaaaggcggcggcccaacacttatccttgaggtggtcgccgactatcgcctatggatttggcatgcatatttcggcgttgccggatccaacaacgacttgaacgtgctctattcttcaccactcttcaatgatgtgatgaatggtgtagcaccggcgatcgacttcaccatcaacggaaatacataccgcatgggttactatctcgccgatggtatctacccaaggtggtcgacgttcgtgaagacgctccacaacccgcacgacccgagacgggttctttttgcgcagcgtcaagagtcagcgcggaaggacgtcgaaagagccttcgggggtccttcaagctcgattcaacattgtgaaggccccggctcggctgtggtacgtgaataatatcgccgacatcatgttcacgtgtattatattacacaacatgattatagccgacgaagggccgagggcggctagcttctacgacgaggacgaagccggaagctcaacagcgaggtctcccccacgccgaggcgagcatacgacggttggccagaggatcgagacaagacacacaatgcgcgatactcgaatccacaatcaactacaagaagacctaatcaaccacatgtgggcgaaattcggcaacgagtagtggtttttttaatttttaggattttaattatgtaatttttaatttttaggattttaattatgtaatttttcatttttaggattttaattatgtaatgtttaattttatttgtcatttgtaatatttattgtggtttttaaatggattttaatattatggaaatgttattgtttaattgaattttaaattaattgtgctcgtccttgcggaagagcacagttgtgggtgttgtgctcttgccagagagcaggcatgaatagtaccgcccgggcccacaaccgtgccgctggcaagagcacggttgtggatgctctaaagttggacggagagagtacataACCGTGGgactcatattctattaatttattcaatCTCAGGTCATAATCACATTGGACTCCTGTTAGGGAGTAATATCTAATGCTATTTATTCTAGAGATAGTGCTGAATCTTTGTTTGTACTAATCAATATGCTATTGTGTTGCTGCTTCAATGACTATTTACCTCTTTTAAACTTATTCAATCTTAAGAGTTTTTCAGGATTGTTGCCT
Coding sequences within:
- the LOC121774678 gene encoding uncharacterized protein LOC121774678; its protein translation is MGDDTAAARRVMVVADGSREAAGALQYALSHAVVDNDTLILLHVEHAAPPPKTGFGGLLKNPISPAAPRLGVPTSSGEGSVGGRSGRGGGGEVDFLDGMKRACAAAKPMVKVAVEKAEVAEGKEKGAVIVAHSAASNVELLIIGQKRSSFSKSILGARRGLSLKGLADTAEYAVENSKCTCVAVQRKANGGGYLLNSKTHKNFWLLA
- the LOC121774041 gene encoding uncharacterized protein LOC121774041 — protein: MGDEEIQGNISDHLSTGKRQSPLSRSILQESLPKRPTLNPSSDHDHFGYKKLSLSQYFTPAPLRRTISEPIYSPGTTNSAAAPTRSSEIPNSPAPVNAGQEIVPSLHRTMSAPIPVFAATPPRPFAGRKPSRSPTRGENPSAKRLKRMKERLKVMSEWWNQVASEDGDEENLESENDNDPKEECEGEAEIPSQEAVFVEKSGESLVLHFKCPCGDGYQILLSGNNCYYKLTNFRNN